The Echinicola rosea genome has a segment encoding these proteins:
- a CDS encoding zinc-binding alcohol dehydrogenase family protein: MKILTCKEPGHFEYIEGEKPAPSPGKALIKIKRIGICGTDLHAYEGTQPYFSYPRVLGHELSGELIETGGAEGCSVGDLVTIIPYFNCGQCVACLAQKPNCCASISVFGVHEDGGMKEYISVPPSALVKGGGLSLDQLALAEPLAIGAHGVRRADVKPGEFVVVMGAGPIGLGVMEFARIAGGKVIAMDINEDRLAFCRETFGVEYTVNAKGDFRKEIEKITGGNFAEAVIDATGSSIAIHNGFGLMAHGGRYVLVGLQKGPIEINHPEFHKRESTLMSSRNATREDFDTVLKALKEQKVKAESYITHRVGFDQVKEDFASWLDPANKVIKAMVTL; this comes from the coding sequence ATGAAAATATTGACCTGTAAGGAACCGGGGCATTTTGAGTATATAGAGGGAGAGAAACCTGCTCCAAGCCCAGGAAAGGCACTGATCAAGATCAAACGTATCGGCATATGTGGTACAGACCTCCATGCTTATGAAGGTACCCAGCCCTATTTCAGTTACCCAAGGGTACTGGGACATGAGCTGTCAGGTGAGCTCATAGAAACAGGGGGAGCAGAGGGTTGTTCTGTTGGGGACCTGGTTACGATCATTCCTTACTTTAACTGCGGCCAATGCGTAGCGTGTCTCGCTCAGAAGCCAAATTGCTGCGCCAGCATCAGTGTATTTGGTGTCCATGAGGATGGTGGGATGAAAGAATACATTTCGGTACCCCCTTCAGCTTTGGTAAAAGGGGGTGGACTTAGTTTGGACCAGTTGGCTTTGGCAGAACCATTGGCCATCGGTGCACATGGAGTAAGAAGAGCAGACGTGAAACCAGGCGAGTTTGTGGTGGTGATGGGAGCAGGACCTATTGGATTGGGTGTTATGGAATTTGCCCGGATAGCAGGAGGGAAGGTGATTGCCATGGATATCAACGAGGACAGGTTGGCTTTTTGTCGTGAAACCTTTGGGGTGGAATATACCGTCAATGCCAAAGGTGATTTCAGGAAGGAGATCGAGAAAATTACCGGAGGGAATTTTGCTGAAGCGGTCATTGATGCCACGGGTAGCTCGATAGCCATCCATAATGGCTTCGGTCTCATGGCTCATGGTGGCAGGTATGTACTTGTAGGTCTTCAAAAAGGTCCGATTGAGATCAACCATCCTGAATTTCACAAACGTGAGTCCACACTGATGAGCAGCAGAAATGCCACTAGGGAAGATTTTGATACGGTACTGAAAGCCCTGAAAGAACAAAAGGTGAAAGCGGAATCTTATATCACCCATCGAGTAGGCTTTGATCAAGTAAAGGAGGATTTTGCCAGCTGGCTGGATCCCGCCAATAAGGTCATCAAAGCAATGGTAACACTTTAA
- a CDS encoding sulfatase family protein, which yields MTYKIQKLTPKILGRSLTACMVALAMACSPSKKEKTSEERPPNIIYIMADDHTSQAFGIYGSRLADLNPTPTLDSLAREGMIFDNCFVNNSICVPSRAAVLTGQRAQTNGVIDLEGKLPPEKQYLPTELKKLGYQTAIVGKWHLHEEPAAFDYYKVLPVQGKYFDPDFRVKGEKPWPNNTVSYQGHSSDIITDQVIDWFENERKEDQPFFMMYHFKAPHDDFENAPRYESYLDDTFIPEPASLYDNGNNGSVATRGKNDSLTRIIGSSVSHRNLIRNQAMNIWKGENYKNYRNAADIRPEELVKWNMDAEEKAYTSKVYQSYLKKYLRCVKGVDDNVKRFLAYLKEKGLLENTIIVYTSDQGFMLGEHDYIDKRWMYDESMRMPFLIRYPEKIQADTRTDAIINNTDFAPTLIDLAGGSVPEYMQGKSFASILKTNEEPADWQKSTYYRYWMHLAHRHGNPAHFGVRTKRYKLIFYYGRYWVDTDDPNAEWNKASWGNDFTRHTPVAWEFYDLKEDPNEMDNRYDDPKYQEKIDELKIELKRLREELNETDENYPHIQQVIDAHWDD from the coding sequence ATGACCTATAAAATACAGAAGTTAACACCTAAAATACTTGGGAGGTCATTAACGGCCTGTATGGTGGCTTTGGCTATGGCATGTTCCCCGTCAAAGAAAGAAAAAACTTCCGAAGAGCGGCCCCCAAATATTATCTATATCATGGCAGATGACCATACCAGTCAAGCATTTGGGATCTACGGTAGTCGTTTGGCAGACCTGAATCCCACGCCTACATTGGACAGTCTGGCCAGAGAAGGGATGATATTTGATAACTGCTTTGTCAATAATTCCATATGCGTGCCCAGCAGGGCGGCGGTATTGACTGGGCAGCGAGCACAGACCAATGGGGTGATTGACTTAGAGGGGAAATTGCCACCAGAAAAGCAATATTTGCCCACAGAGCTGAAAAAATTAGGGTACCAAACTGCTATAGTAGGAAAGTGGCACCTGCACGAGGAGCCTGCAGCATTTGACTACTATAAAGTACTTCCTGTGCAGGGCAAATACTTCGATCCGGATTTCAGGGTGAAGGGAGAAAAGCCCTGGCCCAACAATACGGTAAGCTACCAAGGACATAGTTCCGATATTATTACCGACCAGGTAATTGACTGGTTTGAAAATGAACGAAAAGAGGATCAGCCATTTTTCATGATGTATCATTTCAAGGCGCCCCATGATGATTTTGAAAATGCTCCTAGGTACGAATCGTATTTGGATGACACGTTTATCCCTGAGCCAGCAAGCCTCTACGACAATGGCAATAATGGCTCGGTCGCTACCAGGGGAAAAAATGATAGCCTTACCAGAATTATCGGTTCATCGGTATCCCATAGAAACCTGATCCGAAACCAAGCGATGAATATCTGGAAAGGCGAAAATTATAAAAATTATAGGAATGCAGCGGATATCCGTCCAGAAGAACTGGTAAAGTGGAATATGGATGCTGAAGAAAAAGCCTATACTTCCAAGGTTTACCAGAGTTATCTAAAGAAATACCTCCGATGTGTCAAAGGGGTCGATGATAATGTGAAAAGGTTTCTGGCCTATTTAAAGGAAAAGGGATTGTTGGAAAACACCATCATTGTGTACACCAGTGACCAAGGGTTTATGCTGGGCGAGCATGATTATATAGATAAAAGATGGATGTATGATGAATCGATGCGCATGCCATTTTTAATCAGGTATCCAGAAAAAATCCAAGCCGACACCCGGACAGATGCCATCATCAATAACACTGACTTTGCACCTACGCTAATAGATCTGGCTGGAGGAAGTGTGCCTGAATACATGCAAGGAAAGAGCTTTGCGTCTATTTTGAAAACCAATGAAGAGCCAGCAGATTGGCAAAAATCCACCTATTATAGGTACTGGATGCATTTGGCACATAGGCATGGAAATCCCGCCCATTTTGGCGTCAGGACCAAAAGGTACAAGCTGATCTTTTATTATGGTAGGTATTGGGTAGATACCGATGACCCCAATGCTGAATGGAACAAAGCCTCCTGGGGCAATGACTTTACCCGTCATACACCTGTCGCCTGGGAGTTTTATGATCTAAAAGAAGATCCAAACGAAATGGATAATCGTTATGATGATCCCAAGTACCAAGAGAAGATAGATGAGCTAAAGATAGAACTCAAAAGATTACGGGAAGAGCTAAACGAAACAGACGAAAACTATCCCCATATTCAGCAGGTAATCGATGCTCACTGGGATGATTGA
- a CDS encoding sulfatase-like hydrolase/transferase: MNKLIGALATAGVILISACSQSTSQEKITKPNVLFVFADDLTFTALGGLEPNAVHTPNLNKLMAEGTSFTKAYNMGSWTGAVCTASRTMMISGRSVWEAQKFKENWKKGERLDQTWPRLMKAAGYETYMTGKWHVDVHPSEIFDHTAHIRGGMPGDHWDHATMVHKFDSLAKQEKADPSSIMPLGYDRPKNPNDTSWDPADQSQGGYWEGGKHWSEVLRDDALAFMDHAQGQEKPFFMYLAFNAVHDPRQSPRSFLDQYKVDELKLPKSYMPLYPHKDAIGNGPSLRDEALAPFPRTPYAIKKHLQEYYALLSHMDAQIGEIMDKLAAIGARENTYIIFTADHGLAMGKHGLLGKQNMYEHSVAAPFIIVGPGIPEGKRLDENIYLQDAMATSLAIAGVKKPDYVAFNSILDLAKGDPTQGMDKVYGAYINYQRMIKQDGYKLIVYPSASKILLYDLAQDPHEMDDLSGNKAQRERIASMFAALQAEQRRLGDQLVLNKEDYDL; the protein is encoded by the coding sequence ATGAATAAACTAATAGGAGCATTGGCAACGGCGGGGGTGATATTGATCTCCGCCTGTAGCCAATCAACGAGTCAGGAGAAAATCACAAAACCCAATGTCCTGTTTGTATTTGCAGATGACTTGACATTTACCGCTTTAGGTGGCTTAGAGCCCAATGCGGTCCATACTCCAAATCTCAATAAATTAATGGCAGAAGGGACCTCCTTTACCAAAGCCTATAATATGGGATCTTGGACAGGGGCGGTATGTACCGCATCCAGGACCATGATGATTTCAGGAAGGTCAGTATGGGAGGCCCAGAAGTTTAAGGAAAACTGGAAGAAAGGGGAGAGGTTGGACCAGACTTGGCCAAGGCTGATGAAAGCAGCCGGATATGAAACCTACATGACTGGAAAGTGGCATGTAGATGTCCATCCCAGTGAGATTTTTGACCATACAGCCCATATCAGGGGCGGGATGCCGGGAGACCACTGGGACCATGCTACGATGGTGCATAAATTTGATTCTCTGGCAAAGCAGGAAAAGGCCGATCCTTCGTCCATCATGCCGTTAGGCTATGACCGTCCCAAAAATCCAAATGATACTTCTTGGGATCCAGCAGATCAAAGTCAGGGAGGGTACTGGGAAGGTGGAAAACATTGGAGTGAGGTTTTGAGAGATGATGCATTGGCATTTATGGACCATGCCCAGGGACAAGAAAAACCATTCTTTATGTACCTAGCTTTTAATGCTGTCCATGACCCGCGCCAATCTCCGAGATCTTTTTTGGATCAGTATAAGGTGGATGAACTAAAACTTCCCAAGAGTTATATGCCCTTATATCCGCATAAGGATGCCATTGGCAATGGCCCTTCACTGAGAGACGAAGCACTGGCGCCATTTCCCCGAACCCCTTACGCCATTAAAAAGCACCTTCAGGAGTATTATGCCTTGCTCAGTCATATGGACGCTCAAATTGGGGAAATCATGGACAAACTAGCAGCTATTGGCGCTAGAGAAAATACCTATATCATCTTTACCGCAGATCATGGGCTAGCAATGGGGAAACATGGATTATTGGGAAAGCAAAACATGTATGAACATAGTGTGGCAGCACCCTTTATCATTGTCGGACCGGGAATACCAGAAGGAAAACGGCTGGATGAAAACATCTATTTGCAAGATGCAATGGCGACGAGTCTAGCGATAGCAGGTGTGAAAAAGCCAGATTACGTGGCCTTTAACAGTATTTTGGACTTGGCAAAAGGTGATCCAACCCAAGGGATGGATAAGGTATACGGCGCATACATCAACTATCAACGGATGATCAAGCAAGATGGCTATAAATTGATCGTCTATCCATCAGCAAGTAAAATCCTACTGTATGACCTTGCCCAAGACCCCCATGAAATGGATGATTTGTCAGGCAATAAAGCACAACGTGAAAGAATAGCCTCAATGTTTGCCGCTCTCCAAGCAGAACAGCGAAGGTTGGGGGATCAATTGGTATTAAACAAAGAAGATTATGACCTATAA
- a CDS encoding Gfo/Idh/MocA family protein, with the protein MKDNKAEIRTKNAGRRDFLKSSLIALGGIAIVPRHVLGKGYVAPSDKINLGFIGLGKQSRGLIGAFAKQENAQIVAGSDVWTTKMDWFKQHASASYKNAGREISANALQTYSDYRELLASDSIDGVVIATPDHWHALNAIDAMKAGKDVYCEKPLTLTINEGKEMVDMAKKYDSIVQTGSMQRSWDSFRKACELVRNGYLGEIKQVLVQVGSPSRPYDLQKEPLPSEVDWNQWCGPAPMLAYNHRLAPPDNDVKFWPDWRLFDETGGGILCDWGAHMFDIAQWALGMDSSGPVQYVPPAGETSPQTGLKMIYDNGVEMVHHDFGRGYGVRFIGTEGKMDISRNYFEPTPAHLKDIELKPTDVKLYNTDGGHHKNWLDCMQSREKPICDVEIGHRSATICNIANIAYRLNRPLDWNPRKEKFKKDKEANSMMGYEYRKFQQ; encoded by the coding sequence ATGAAAGACAATAAAGCGGAAATCCGGACCAAAAATGCCGGAAGAAGAGATTTTTTAAAATCATCATTGATAGCCCTCGGGGGAATAGCCATTGTGCCCCGGCATGTATTGGGCAAGGGGTATGTAGCTCCCAGTGACAAAATCAACTTAGGGTTTATTGGGCTTGGTAAGCAAAGCCGTGGATTGATAGGGGCGTTTGCAAAGCAGGAAAATGCGCAGATCGTAGCAGGATCAGATGTGTGGACCACAAAAATGGATTGGTTCAAACAACATGCATCTGCATCCTATAAAAATGCCGGAAGAGAAATCTCCGCTAATGCTCTACAGACCTACTCAGATTATAGGGAGTTGTTGGCCAGTGATTCCATTGACGGGGTGGTCATTGCGACCCCCGACCATTGGCATGCGCTCAATGCCATCGATGCGATGAAGGCAGGAAAGGATGTGTATTGCGAGAAGCCGCTGACATTGACCATTAATGAAGGCAAGGAAATGGTGGATATGGCCAAAAAATACGACAGCATTGTCCAGACCGGAAGTATGCAACGTTCGTGGGACAGTTTTCGAAAAGCCTGTGAATTGGTGAGAAATGGTTATTTGGGCGAGATTAAACAAGTCCTGGTGCAAGTGGGATCACCATCCAGACCCTACGATCTACAAAAAGAGCCTCTACCTTCAGAGGTGGATTGGAACCAATGGTGCGGTCCAGCACCGATGTTGGCCTATAATCATCGGTTGGCTCCACCTGACAATGACGTGAAATTTTGGCCTGATTGGAGGCTGTTTGATGAAACTGGTGGAGGTATTCTTTGTGATTGGGGAGCACATATGTTTGATATCGCCCAGTGGGCCTTGGGTATGGACAGCAGCGGTCCAGTACAGTACGTTCCACCCGCAGGCGAGACCAGTCCACAGACGGGCTTGAAGATGATTTATGATAATGGCGTGGAGATGGTGCATCATGATTTTGGCAGAGGTTATGGCGTACGTTTTATCGGGACAGAAGGCAAGATGGATATCAGCAGAAATTACTTTGAGCCCACCCCCGCTCACCTTAAGGATATCGAACTGAAACCCACAGATGTGAAATTGTACAATACTGATGGGGGGCACCATAAGAATTGGCTTGATTGTATGCAAAGCCGTGAAAAACCAATCTGTGATGTGGAAATCGGACACCGATCAGCCACTATCTGTAATATTGCCAATATTGCCTATCGACTAAACAGGCCATTGGACTGGAATCCCAGGAAAGAGAAATTCAAAAAGGACAAAGAAGCCAACTCCATGATGGGGTACGAATACAGGAAATTTCAGCAATGA
- a CDS encoding SMP-30/gluconolactonase/LRE family protein translates to MDSSHLFLEHTCELGEGIFYDGPTASLFWVDIDGQMVYRYSFAASQTSNWHLPGKVGTIAPYPPDSLLVSLDKEIGYLNLSDGEYTQLIELETTLHANRFNDGKCDPHGNFWFGSMHLPERLPTGHLYCLDRKGMVRKQLSDITVSNGLTWDQRKNKFYFIDSPTRSIFSFDYHDGATSLHNRQTVIKVPSQMGFPDGMTIDENGLLYIALWGGYGVGIWDPENGQLVDKIPVDAPLVTSCAFGDKDQKGLYISTARKGLGQDVLAKYPLSGGIFYARCETKGMPAFPYLRDASIPNDHPPTYENG, encoded by the coding sequence ATGGACAGTTCACACCTATTTTTAGAACATACTTGCGAACTTGGTGAAGGAATATTCTATGACGGCCCCACAGCGTCGCTGTTCTGGGTAGACATAGACGGACAAATGGTCTATCGGTATTCCTTTGCCGCCTCGCAGACCAGCAATTGGCACCTACCTGGAAAAGTCGGCACCATTGCTCCATATCCGCCGGATAGCTTATTGGTATCCTTGGACAAGGAAATCGGATATTTAAATCTCTCTGATGGTGAATACACCCAGCTCATCGAGCTTGAAACAACACTCCACGCCAATCGCTTCAATGATGGAAAATGCGACCCGCATGGAAACTTTTGGTTTGGAAGCATGCACCTGCCCGAAAGACTACCGACAGGACATCTCTATTGCCTAGATCGGAAAGGCATGGTAAGAAAACAGTTATCAGACATAACGGTTTCCAATGGCCTGACTTGGGACCAAAGAAAAAACAAATTCTATTTTATAGATTCCCCCACACGTTCCATTTTTTCATTTGACTATCATGATGGTGCTACTTCCCTCCACAATAGGCAAACGGTCATCAAGGTTCCTAGCCAGATGGGCTTCCCTGATGGAATGACCATTGATGAAAACGGACTGCTCTATATTGCCTTATGGGGAGGCTATGGAGTAGGCATTTGGGATCCCGAGAATGGCCAACTGGTGGATAAAATCCCTGTCGATGCCCCTTTGGTGACCAGCTGTGCATTTGGGGATAAGGACCAGAAAGGACTCTATATCAGCACCGCGCGTAAGGGTCTAGGCCAAGACGTATTGGCCAAATACCCACTCAGCGGCGGTATCTTTTACGCCCGATGTGAGACCAAAGGAATGCCTGCATTCCCTTATCTTCGAGATGCCAGCATTCCCAATGACCACCCACCAACTTATGAGAACGGATAA
- a CDS encoding sulfatase-like hydrolase/transferase, with product MFQSTIKDRWTKLFLLIIVCLFSHGSMAQERPNIIWITSEDNSKHYMKLYDSDGVETPHIEQLSQTGLVFDHAFSNGPVCSVARSTLITGSYAPRIGAQYHRKMKTVPMPDNLEMFPFYLREAGYYTANNAKEDYNLDNGDKVWDESSNKASYKNRKEDQPFFYVHNFSVSHEGQLHFGPEKMEETPVSTLPPSGNLQPNHPQTALFEYTRAYYLDRIAEMDRQVGELIGQLEADGLLENTFVFYFGDHGGVLPGSKGYLYETGLHVPLVIHVPEKYKERVSYKTGTRVQEFVSFVDFGPTVLHLAGVKVPKQMDGEPFLRKKNKSPNVVAYGYADRFDEKYDFVRSVRKGKYKYIRNFHPFNFDGLWNNYRYKQMAYQEWVNLYRSGKLNKDQRQFFEVKPVEMLFDIEKDPYEINNLAEDPAYKKQLLAMRKELGDWLLSMPDLSFYPEYYLIEEAFDDPVAFGQGHKKDIKKYYATINLAIKDFYEVEKVLHRKLQDDDPWVRYWALCALSSFGNEAKTLEDAVNEISKDDPVRINRVRASQFLGICGVSNPMKDIEMALYSTEDPHEALLILNILVQLADGPYGYTTSVEEDKLAASVADDSNIIRRLEYMNGL from the coding sequence ATGTTTCAAAGTACAATCAAGGATAGGTGGACGAAATTATTCCTGTTGATAATAGTTTGCCTGTTCTCCCACGGATCCATGGCACAGGAGCGTCCCAATATTATTTGGATCACTTCGGAGGATAACTCCAAGCATTATATGAAATTGTACGATTCGGATGGAGTGGAAACTCCCCATATCGAACAGCTTTCGCAGACAGGGCTGGTGTTTGACCATGCTTTTTCCAATGGGCCAGTATGTAGTGTGGCACGGTCCACCTTGATCACAGGATCCTATGCTCCGCGCATTGGGGCACAATATCACCGAAAAATGAAGACGGTGCCCATGCCGGATAATTTGGAGATGTTTCCGTTTTATTTGCGTGAAGCAGGGTATTATACGGCCAATAATGCCAAAGAAGATTATAATCTGGACAATGGAGATAAGGTGTGGGATGAATCTTCCAATAAGGCAAGTTATAAAAACAGGAAGGAAGACCAGCCATTCTTTTATGTTCATAACTTCTCCGTTTCCCATGAAGGTCAGCTCCACTTTGGGCCGGAAAAGATGGAGGAAACGCCTGTATCTACTTTGCCTCCAAGCGGGAATTTGCAGCCAAACCATCCTCAAACGGCATTGTTTGAATATACCAGAGCGTATTATCTGGACAGGATAGCGGAGATGGATAGGCAAGTAGGAGAGCTGATCGGTCAATTGGAAGCAGATGGACTTCTGGAAAACACTTTTGTGTTTTACTTTGGTGATCATGGAGGCGTTTTGCCTGGGAGTAAAGGGTATTTATATGAAACGGGACTGCATGTGCCGTTGGTCATCCATGTCCCCGAAAAATACAAAGAAAGGGTTTCCTATAAAACAGGGACAAGGGTGCAGGAATTCGTGAGTTTTGTGGATTTTGGCCCTACGGTACTTCACCTGGCAGGGGTAAAAGTGCCTAAGCAGATGGACGGGGAGCCTTTTTTGCGAAAAAAAAATAAGTCCCCTAATGTTGTGGCATACGGTTATGCGGATCGTTTTGATGAAAAATATGATTTTGTCAGGTCGGTAAGAAAGGGGAAGTATAAGTACATCAGGAATTTTCATCCGTTTAATTTTGACGGTCTCTGGAACAATTACCGGTACAAGCAGATGGCTTATCAAGAATGGGTCAATTTGTATAGATCTGGTAAACTCAATAAGGACCAACGTCAATTTTTTGAAGTAAAGCCAGTAGAGATGCTGTTTGATATAGAAAAAGATCCCTATGAGATAAACAACTTGGCGGAGGATCCAGCATATAAGAAGCAATTACTGGCAATGAGAAAAGAGCTGGGGGATTGGTTGTTGTCCATGCCGGACCTTTCTTTTTATCCGGAGTATTACCTGATAGAGGAGGCCTTTGATGATCCCGTGGCCTTTGGACAAGGTCATAAGAAGGATATCAAAAAATATTATGCGACCATCAATCTTGCTATAAAGGATTTTTATGAGGTGGAGAAAGTACTCCACCGTAAATTGCAAGACGATGATCCGTGGGTGAGATACTGGGCCTTATGTGCTTTGTCCAGCTTTGGAAATGAGGCCAAAACGCTGGAGGATGCGGTTAACGAAATATCCAAGGATGACCCAGTCAGGATAAACAGGGTTAGGGCAAGCCAATTCCTAGGAATCTGTGGGGTATCAAACCCCATGAAGGATATTGAGATGGCCCTGTATTCGACTGAGGATCCACATGAAGCGTTGTTGATATTGAATATTTTGGTTCAGCTGGCGGATGGTCCTTATGGATATACCACCTCCGTAGAAGAGGACAAGCTGGCGGCTTCTGTGGCAGATGACAGCAATATTATCAGGAGACTAGAGTATATGAACGGATTATGA
- a CDS encoding DUF5060 domain-containing protein codes for MIYYKNALVGFLLLLATYAVHGQRLHGELQKWHKVTLDVEGPQAGEMDEDNPFLQYKFDVEFRHEASGKRYLVPGYFAADGQAGESGATEGNVWRAHFAPDETGEWNYKVLFFEGKWAALRDTSKLSPVSSINGLQGEFIIAPSDKEGRDFRSKGRLDYVGERYLQFKGSGEYFLKFGSDAPENLLAFADFDGDFAEDGHKDDLVKTYQAHVGDWKSGDPTWKNGKGKGLIGAINYLHGKGANAFSFLTMNVSGDDQNVFPFVDYDTWDRYDVSKLDQWEMVFEHADKLGMFLHFKTLEVENQGLLDNGGIGMFTKLYYRELIARFGHHLALNWNLCEEQGDWVKTPRTFPLEPRDWLMLADYVRTVDPYDHHIVIHNGRWFDPLYGDTPLTGASLQTNRKDFANVHKNVLKILKDSKEAGKQWAVACDEPGDAQHSLLPDEEDPLHDDARQNGLWGAMMAGAWGTEWYFGYKHAHSDLTCQDFRSRDKFWDQGRICLDFFTGQNIPYWKMENRDEWLVKGEGYVLSDGKDQVVVYLKDAQAAEIDLGSLDGRFDVKWYDPRSGGPLQEGKTLTVSGGQNVELGDAPMSVGKDWAIWLQRSEN; via the coding sequence ATGATATACTATAAAAATGCCTTGGTAGGATTTCTTCTACTGTTAGCAACTTATGCTGTACATGGACAGCGTCTTCATGGAGAGCTGCAAAAATGGCATAAAGTCACCCTTGATGTAGAAGGCCCCCAAGCGGGCGAAATGGATGAGGATAACCCCTTTCTCCAATATAAATTTGATGTGGAGTTTCGCCATGAGGCCTCTGGAAAAAGGTATTTGGTTCCCGGTTATTTTGCCGCTGACGGACAAGCAGGAGAATCCGGTGCCACCGAAGGTAATGTCTGGAGGGCGCATTTTGCACCGGATGAAACAGGGGAATGGAATTATAAGGTCCTTTTCTTTGAAGGAAAATGGGCCGCACTCAGGGATACTTCCAAACTCAGCCCCGTTTCTTCAATCAATGGCTTACAAGGGGAATTTATTATAGCTCCCAGCGATAAGGAAGGAAGGGATTTTAGAAGCAAGGGACGGCTTGATTACGTTGGAGAGCGTTACCTTCAATTTAAGGGATCTGGAGAATATTTCTTGAAATTCGGTTCAGACGCACCAGAAAACCTGTTGGCATTTGCGGACTTTGATGGGGATTTTGCCGAAGATGGCCATAAGGATGATTTGGTGAAGACCTACCAGGCCCATGTGGGAGACTGGAAAAGCGGAGACCCTACATGGAAGAATGGAAAGGGGAAGGGCCTGATAGGTGCGATCAATTACCTTCACGGGAAAGGTGCCAATGCTTTTTCATTTCTGACGATGAACGTTTCCGGTGATGACCAGAATGTATTTCCTTTTGTGGATTATGATACTTGGGACAGGTACGATGTCTCTAAACTCGATCAGTGGGAGATGGTCTTTGAGCATGCCGACAAGTTGGGCATGTTTTTGCATTTCAAGACCTTGGAAGTCGAAAACCAAGGACTGTTGGACAATGGAGGAATAGGCATGTTTACCAAATTGTATTACCGGGAATTAATTGCACGTTTTGGTCACCATTTGGCGCTAAACTGGAATCTTTGTGAGGAACAAGGAGACTGGGTGAAGACCCCACGGACTTTTCCATTAGAACCTAGGGATTGGCTGATGTTGGCGGATTATGTTCGGACTGTAGATCCCTATGACCACCACATTGTGATCCATAACGGTAGATGGTTTGATCCGCTTTATGGAGATACCCCGCTCACCGGAGCCTCTTTACAGACCAATAGGAAGGATTTTGCCAATGTACATAAAAACGTTCTCAAGATCCTTAAGGACAGCAAGGAAGCAGGTAAGCAGTGGGCTGTAGCTTGCGATGAGCCAGGAGATGCACAGCACTCGTTGCTTCCCGACGAAGAGGACCCCTTACATGATGACGCCCGTCAAAATGGACTTTGGGGAGCGATGATGGCGGGAGCATGGGGTACAGAGTGGTACTTTGGCTATAAACATGCCCATTCGGACCTTACTTGTCAGGACTTTAGGTCCAGGGACAAGTTTTGGGATCAGGGAAGGATATGTCTTGATTTCTTCACTGGCCAAAACATCCCTTATTGGAAGATGGAAAACAGAGATGAGTGGTTGGTAAAAGGTGAAGGATACGTGTTGAGTGATGGAAAGGACCAAGTGGTAGTGTACTTGAAAGATGCTCAAGCTGCAGAGATAGACCTTGGTAGTCTCGACGGACGGTTTGATGTGAAATGGTACGATCCGCGTAGTGGTGGGCCATTGCAAGAAGGCAAAACGCTTACTGTCTCAGGAGGACAAAATGTAGAATTGGGCGATGCGCCGATGAGTGTCGGGAAGGACTGGGCAATTTGGCTTCAGCGATCAGAAAATTAA
- a CDS encoding L-rhamnose mutarotase, with protein MKYKRYCKQLRLKNDPALIARYKEVHGMGKAWPEITAGMKEVGILDMEIYIYNTTLFMIMDTVADFDHDKAMERLSKLPRQKEWESYVAEFQQSDKSATADQKWQLMERIYEMDQNASYEAASGQLKSSHSK; from the coding sequence ATGAAATATAAAAGATACTGTAAACAGCTTAGGCTAAAAAATGATCCAGCACTGATAGCTCGGTATAAAGAAGTACATGGTATGGGGAAGGCATGGCCAGAAATAACCGCTGGTATGAAAGAAGTAGGGATTTTGGATATGGAAATTTATATTTATAATACCACCTTGTTTATGATCATGGACACGGTAGCTGACTTTGACCATGATAAGGCCATGGAAAGGCTTTCCAAGTTGCCTCGGCAAAAGGAATGGGAAAGCTATGTTGCCGAGTTTCAACAATCCGATAAATCAGCAACGGCGGATCAAAAATGGCAATTGATGGAGAGAATTTATGAAATGGACCAAAACGCTTCCTATGAAGCCGCATCAGGTCAGCTAAAGTCATCGCATTCAAAATAA